One genomic region from Apodemus sylvaticus chromosome 1, mApoSyl1.1, whole genome shotgun sequence encodes:
- the LOC127680608 gene encoding olfactory receptor 56B1, with amino-acid sequence MPTSFKDVNSSKFQVSEFILLGFPGIHSWQHWLSLPLTLLYLSAIGTNILILIIIYQDPSLRQPMYLFLGILSVVDMGLATTIMPKILAIFWFDAKVISLPECFAQIYAIHCFVGMESGIFLCMAFDRYVAICYPLRYSSIITNSLILKATLFMVLRNGLCVIPVPVLAAQRNYCSRNEIDHCLCSNLGVTSLACDDRRPNSICQLILAWVGMGSDLGLIILSYTLILRSVLRLNSGEAVSKALNTCSSHLILILFFYTVVVVISVTHLAETKATLIPVLLNVMHNIIPPSLNPIVYALRTRELRRGFQKLLCWRSLQGK; translated from the coding sequence ATGCCTACATCTTTCAAAGATGTCAACAGCTCCAAGTTCCAGGTGTCTGAATTCATCCTGCTGGGATTCCCAGGCATCCACAGCTGGCAGCACTGGCTCTCACTACCCCTGACCTTGCTCTATCTCTCAGCCATAGGGACAAACATTCTCATTCTCATCATCATCTATCAGGACCCGTCTCTGAGGCAACCCATGTACCTTTTCTTGGGCATCCTCTCTGTGGTGGACATGGGCCTTGCCACCACCATCATGCCTAAGATCCTGGCCATCTTCTGGTTTGATGCCAAAGTCATTAGCCTTCCTGAGTGTTTTGCTCAGATTTATGCCATTCACTGCTTTGTAGGCATGGAGTCTGGTATCTTCCTCTGCATGGCTTTCGATAGATATGTAGCTATTTGCTATCCTCTCCGCTATTCATCAATTATTACCAATTCTTTGATCTTAAAAGCCACACTTTTCATGGTACTGAGAAATGGCTTGTGTGTCATTCCAGTGCCTGTGCTTGCAGCCCAGCGGAATTATTGTTCAAGAAATGAAATCGATCATTGCTTGTGCTCTAACCTTGGAGTCACAAGCCTGGCTTGTGATGACAGGAGGCCGAATAGCATTTGCCAGCTGATCCTGGCATGGGTTGGAATGGGGAGTGACCTGGGTCTCATAATATTGTCATATACATTGATTCTGCGCTCTGTACTCAGACTCAATTCGGGTGAAGCTGTTTCTAAGGCTCTGAACACTTGTAGCTCCcacctcatcctcatcctcttcttctaCACTGTTGTTGTAGTGATTTCAGTAACTCACTTGGCAGAGACCAAGGCCACCTTGATCCCAGTTTTGCTCAATGTGATGCACAATATCATCCCTCCTTCGCTCAACCCTATTGTGTATGCACTTAGGACCAGAGAACTCAGGAGGGGCTTCCAAAAGTTGCTTTGTTGGAGGAGCTTACAAGGGAAATAA